The Deinococcus fonticola genome has a window encoding:
- a CDS encoding 2Fe-2S iron-sulfur cluster-binding protein, with translation MSQSSSAPATGSTSPLALSLPVRFRVNGQAVSLDLDPRVSLLDALREHLGLTGTKKGCDHGQCGACTVLVNGVRMNSCLSLAVMHSGDEVTTIEGLGTPDDLHPLQAAFVAHDGYQCGYCTPGQICSAVGMLDELGRGVPSHVTPDLNAARFSREEIRERLSGNICRCAAYPNIIDAVTEVYETEVSGGERP, from the coding sequence ATGAGTCAGTCATCCTCCGCCCCGGCCACGGGGTCAACTTCTCCCCTTGCGCTCAGCCTGCCCGTCCGGTTCAGGGTAAACGGCCAGGCGGTGTCCCTCGACCTCGACCCGCGCGTGTCCCTGCTCGACGCCCTGCGTGAACACCTGGGCCTCACCGGCACCAAAAAGGGTTGCGACCACGGCCAGTGCGGCGCCTGCACGGTGCTGGTGAACGGCGTGCGCATGAACAGTTGCCTGTCGCTGGCGGTGATGCACAGTGGCGACGAGGTCACCACCATCGAGGGCCTCGGTACGCCGGACGACCTGCATCCCCTCCAGGCGGCGTTCGTGGCGCACGACGGCTACCAGTGCGGCTACTGCACGCCGGGGCAGATCTGCTCGGCGGTGGGCATGCTGGACGAACTGGGGCGCGGCGTGCCCAGCCACGTGACTCCGGATCTGAACGCTGCCAGGTTCAGCCGTGAGGAGATCCGCGAGCGCCTGAGCGGCAACATCTGTCGCTGCGCGGCGTACCCGAACATCATCGACGCCGTGACCGAAGTCTACGAGACAGAGGTGTCCGGGGGAGAAAGACCGTGA
- a CDS encoding SDR family oxidoreductase: protein MGPDWCSQIARRPLSAEFADRGITVNSICPGYFPTKMTQSALEFGEKRIPEHTPMRRLGNDTDFFPEDQEKDHSTSSTPSRPLRLCCYFIKYQREIL, encoded by the coding sequence ATGGGGCCAGACTGGTGCTCACAGATCGCAAGGCGCCCCCTGTCCGCTGAATTTGCTGACCGGGGCATTACCGTCAACAGCATCTGCCCCGGCTACTTCCCTACCAAAATGACGCAGAGTGCCCTCGAATTCGGGGAAAAGCGCATTCCGGAGCACACGCCTATGCGCCGTCTGGGCAATGACACCGACTTCTTTCCAGAAGACCAAGAGAAGGATCATTCCACGTCCAGCACACCCTCCAGGCCGCTCCGGCTCTGCTGTTATTTCATCAAATATCAACGGGAAATCCTGTGA
- a CDS encoding glucose-1-phosphate adenylyltransferase family protein, producing MVAIAGQKVLAIVLAGGRGSRLSPLTDKQAKPAVPFLGTYRLIDFTLSNLVNSGLTDVWVVEQYLPHSLNDHLSGGRPWDLDRTRGGLVVMPPFSGPDKEDGEFAHGNAHALAQHAPLIREFGPDVVLVLSADHVYRLDYSEVILWHAEKGASVTMVTTELADEKEATRFGNVLAGPGGQVKQFAYKPDKPLGKTVTAEVFVYDTGILLKLLAELEKKGPLGDYGEALLPAFVERGDAYAFPLRGYWRDVGTLPAYLQAHRDFLDGAAFDLGDEHWPFITASLTRPPALIEKTASLERSFVCGGAVVAGKVVRSVVGPNAVIEQGAVVRDSVVQPGAVVKAGAQVSRAVIDQGATLEKDVQVGGRSVNSTPAVVGAHAHLHPGVSVKAGHGVAPGISVTPAQQDSRVKPIETNDRGGKE from the coding sequence ATGGTTGCCATTGCCGGTCAGAAAGTCCTTGCCATCGTGCTGGCCGGGGGGCGCGGCTCGCGCCTGAGTCCCCTCACGGACAAGCAGGCCAAACCCGCCGTGCCGTTCCTCGGCACCTACCGCCTGATCGACTTCACCCTCAGCAATCTGGTGAACAGCGGCCTTACAGATGTGTGGGTGGTCGAGCAGTACCTGCCGCACAGCCTGAACGACCACCTCTCGGGCGGGCGGCCCTGGGACCTGGACCGCACGCGCGGCGGCCTGGTGGTCATGCCGCCCTTTTCCGGCCCCGACAAGGAAGACGGCGAGTTTGCGCACGGCAACGCGCACGCTCTCGCGCAGCATGCCCCGCTGATCCGCGAGTTCGGGCCGGATGTCGTGCTGGTGCTGAGCGCCGACCACGTGTACCGCCTCGACTATTCGGAAGTGATTCTCTGGCACGCCGAGAAAGGCGCGAGCGTCACCATGGTCACCACTGAACTCGCCGACGAGAAGGAAGCCACCCGCTTCGGCAACGTGCTGGCCGGCCCCGGCGGACAGGTCAAGCAGTTTGCCTACAAACCCGACAAGCCGTTGGGGAAGACCGTCACCGCCGAAGTGTTCGTGTACGACACTGGAATCCTGCTGAAACTGCTGGCCGAACTGGAGAAAAAAGGCCCGCTGGGCGATTACGGCGAGGCCCTGCTGCCCGCCTTCGTGGAGCGCGGCGACGCCTACGCCTTCCCGCTGAGGGGCTACTGGAGGGATGTGGGCACTCTGCCCGCGTACCTGCAGGCGCACCGCGACTTTCTGGACGGCGCGGCCTTCGACCTGGGAGACGAACACTGGCCCTTCATCACCGCCAGCCTGACACGCCCCCCCGCCCTGATCGAGAAGACTGCGAGTCTGGAACGCAGTTTCGTATGCGGCGGCGCAGTGGTCGCCGGGAAGGTCGTGCGCAGCGTCGTCGGCCCAAATGCTGTCATCGAGCAGGGCGCGGTGGTGCGCGACAGCGTGGTTCAGCCGGGTGCCGTCGTGAAAGCCGGGGCGCAGGTCAGCCGCGCGGTGATTGACCAGGGTGCCACCCTTGAAAAAGACGTGCAGGTCGGTGGCCGGAGTGTGAACAGTACCCCCGCCGTCGTCGGGGCCCACGCCCACCTGCATCCCGGCGTGAGCGTGAAAGCTGGGCACGGCGTGGCCCCCGGAATCAGTGTCACCCCGGCCCAGCAGGACAGTCGTGTGAAGCCCATCGAAACGAATGACAGGGGCGGCAAGGAGTAG